Within the Thermosynechococcaceae cyanobacterium Okahandja genome, the region TCGCGCACCCATCATTGATTCCCTTGTATTACAACTGGTCAATCGCGGCATTATTCGTCCTAAAGATGATTTTCGTTTTGAAGAGGGCGGCTGTTTCCTGAATGAGCACGGACGACAGCGATTTCTCAAGCATTTTATTCAGCGGATGGAGCAAGCCACTCAGGATGAGCCTTTTTGGCGGGTACTCACACGGCAGGTGCGTGCCTTTGGCCAGTGGTTGCAGCACCCGGAACACCTCTGGTGCTATCGAATTAGCTAATCTGATGTTGCTGTACGTCATTGCCTACGATATTCCCAACGATAAGCGCCGCCGTAAAGTTGCCGAATTGTTAGAAGGCTACGGCCAGCGGGTGCAGTTCAGCGTCTTCGAGGCAAGGCTCACCCCCAAACAACTCCAACAACTGCGCGATCGCCTCCGTCGTCGCCTCAAATTTAGCGAAGATCACGTCCGCATTTATCCCCTCAGTCATCACACCGAGAGCAGCATCCTCATTCTGGGCATTGGTTGCTCTTCCCTTGAACCACCCACCAGTCAGGTTGTTTAATGCAACCCCCGATCAAGGGCATCCAACACAAAACAGTTCCCCTCAAAATGACCCAGAATGCGCTTCGCATCTTGATCCGCCCAAGCATCCATTTCATGGGTCGAGGGTGGGCAGGGGTTCCCTTTAAGCGCCTTAAAATCGAGCGATCGCGGATTATATCCATCCCGCAAATACCGCGCCAACTGATCAATGCGCTCATTCACCTGCACCAACCGATCAGGGGCAAGCTCCGCCACACTCCGCTGAAAGCGATCGCTAAAAATAATCTGGTCACTGGGGGCAGGATGCAAGGCTTCGGCGTAAAGCGCCTTTTTAGTGCGCTGCCAAACCAACTCCCCCCAAGGGGACAACGCCACCTGATCATCCACTTGCAACAACAAGGTTTCCGGAATGTGATCTAGATGCGGCGCAGGCAACCCCAAGCGCAGTTGCCGGAAGGTCACGAGGTTCTCTCGCACTGTTTCCGCCGCCACAAGCCGCACCGGCAGACGCGGAATCCGGATCAAATCAGAGGTTTCAAACACATACACCGTTTCATCGGCATAGAAAAACGCCAGCGTCTGGAGGAAGCCTTGCACGCTTTTGAACCCCCCGGTCAGGTTAAAAATCACCCGAAACCCCTGTTGCCGATACCCATCAACGGTCGTCTCGCACCACTCAATTAAATCCGACAGAGCCGACTGAAAGGCTTGCATATCTCTGGTTTGCAGATCCGTCTGCCGATAAACATAGGTTTCTGGGCAGCCCTGTTTTTTTAACCAGTCGGCAATTAACTCTGCGGTTTGTTGCCCCAGCCACGTATCGGTACTCAGCAGATAGTGGCAGTCACCGCGCTTGGGGTGGAACTGTCCCCCATACAGCTTAACAATGCCGTTAATTTCAGCAGACATCTTGGTTGCCATGGCCAAGTCTGTACCCTCAGCAAGCAGTGTGTCCCGCACTTGGCAGATCAGCCCCTCAAGCACCGGGCGATCGCTGGCCGGAATGGCCGCCACCGCTGGTTCATTGGCATACCTGCTGACAAGCGTTCGCTGCTCTGCCGCCGCTGCATTCGTGAGGAGGCTAGTGCCGCAGGGCGAGAGCACAAAAAGTCGTTGTGAGGTCGGGGAAGGCATGGCCAGAAGTACAACAATAGTAGTATTAATGATTTGTATTGGCTACATAATAACATTAAGCATTGTTGAAAAGCCGTAAAAATTACAAAAAATTATAAAAAACCGTTTGCGTTACCCCCCATGCATTACTGGGTTCAGTAGGCTGGATATAACTTAGCTGCCCGAGCGTGCAGTGGACTCAATTGTACCGATGGCTCATTTATGTACTACGAACGCAAACTCTTTGCCCTGCTCCATGATCCCTACCTCAAGGCTCTCTACACCAATAAGGCCAGTAAAGGGGCGTGGCAGCAGGTAACGTGCCTTTCTAGCCGCAGTGAGGAACTCGAAGCGTGGTGGAATCAGCACCGGGGGGTGAGTGCCGACCACATTGCCTCCGCCTCCGATCGGGTGAGTTTTACCCCTCAGATGCGCACCTCCCCCAGAACGACAGGTGGGGTGACCCAAGTTGAAATTTGCCATCCAATCAGCGGTGCCAAAAGCACCCTTGACTTTGCCTTTGCTGGCAGCCTGAGCGACAACACCCTAGCCACCGTTGAGCAGCGGGCGATTTGGCAGCAGATTCGCCACGAGCCGGATGCCCAAAAAGTGTTTTGGTGGTTCTGGCGGTTTTATGGCGAGGCCATTGCGAACGATCAGGCCAGCCAATCGCAAGCCGTCTCCGCCAAAGATGTGCTGCTGCTTCCTGCCGATACCCGCATTCCCGACTGCCCCCTTGAAGCCCATACCGCCATTACCGCTGCGCTGGCGGGCACTCTTTTCCCTCAGGAGGCGGCAGCCCCTAACCAGCCCCAGCACCCATGGCTGCTCATGTTTTCCTTTTCGCCGGTGCAGGACTTCATCAAAGCCTCGCGCAAGCTGCTAGATTTTTGGGCCGGTTCCTATCTGCTGCACTACCTCAGTGCTCAGGTGTGCTGGTTTTTGGCCGAACGCTACGGGCCAGATGTGGTCATTACCCCCAACCTCTACCAGCAAACAATTATTGATGCCCTGCTGTTGCAGAAATATCCCGATTTTGCAGCGTACTTTGAGCACTTGCAGATGCAAAACCCCGTAACCGCCTTCCAGACCAAAGCAAGTGCCAGTCTGGTGACAGCGGGCTTTCCGAATGTCATTACCGCCCTCATCCCAGCCCAAGACAAAGACACCATTGGCCATGAACTCCAAGAGCATCTCCGCCAGACGTGGCTGAGCATCGGCACGAAGGTACGGGAAGCCATCAAAGCGAGGGTGCGCAGCCTTTATGAAGAAGCAGAATCAGTTGCCCAAATTGAGGCTTGGATTGCTCAGGAATTTCCGCCACCGTTGCAGGCGGAGTTACAAAAAGAATTCCACAGTTGGCAGCACGGTGGCCGCTGGGAATGGAACGCCCTGTGGCAAGTGCAACTGGAGCACTTTTGGGAGAGCTACTGGATTGCCCTGCCCCTCGGGGATCCCGAGCAGTCCTTGGCCTGTTGGCGGGGGGCACCCACCTACCCCCAGTGGAAAAGGGCACAAACGGTCTTAGCCAACAGCGAGGCAACGTTGCCCACTGAAGTGGAGGAAAAGGTTTACGCCACCATTAACGTTGGAACCTGGTGGCCGCTGCTACAACAACGCTTGGGGCAAGCCCTCTCTGCCCTCAAAAATACTCGGAACTGGCAGTTTCCGGCATCTCCGGGAGAGCGTTCCTCCATTTCTGGCGCTTACAGTGCCCTGCACCCTAACCTGCTGTATCGCGAACCGTTTCGGGAAGGGCACGGCTTGCCCACCAGTTCAATGCGGTTGTTTTGGCGCGTGATGGCTCAGGCCTTTCCGGGGTTGTTTAACGGTACAGAGCGGCTGAATGCCATTGAAGTCACAAAGCGCATGGCATGGCAGTATGGCGGTGTGGCGGCCTCCCTTGGGGTGACGTGTCCGGAAGATGACTACGAAAACCTTGTGCGCTTTCCCAATGCCAGCAGTATTGCGGCAGCCCGCTTTATGGTGCAGCAGCCGGAGCAAGTGAAGCAGTATTGGTGCGAACTCCAGCAAGAATTTGCGGGCGATGAGCAGTTGCGCCCCTATCGCGATCGCTTTGGGGGGAAAACCCGTCGCCCCAGCCACATTCCCCAAGTGGATGAGACCCTCGGTGACTACAATGGCGTGATGTTCTCGCCAAAGTGGCTCTCCGAAGATGTGGGGATTGACAACAAACAGGATCTGGCCGCCCTGCGGAGTGCGGTGGACTGGGCGCAAAAGCGCTTGAAGTGGGGCGATCGCTCCCCGGCGGATTGGTGGTGCATTCTCCTTGCCGATGGCGACAGCATGGGGGACTACGTGCGCGGCCACAGCCTCAAGAGCTACCGCGAGTATGTGGCCAGCAATATCGTGGCGGACATTGACCGGCAGGCTCAAACGCTCCCCGAAGGGCAAGCGTGGCAAACCTTTATCAACAGCACGCCGAAGCGGATGGGACCGGCCACCCATGTGGGACTGAACCGCGCCCTGTTGGATTTTTCCAACCGGTTGGTGCCCTACCTTGTCGAGCAGCGCTACTGTGGCCGCGTCGTCTATAGTGGTGGCGATGACGTGATGGCGGTTTTACCCCTCGAAGATGCCCTGCCCTTAATTCAGGTCCTACGGCAGGCATGGTGTGGCGGCAGCGATCCGGCAGGCGAATTTGAGCCACGGGGTGGCTACTGGCAAACCGTTCAGGGGAGCAATGCGGCGGATCACCTAGGAATGCGCCGTCTGTTTACGATGGGGCAGGGAGCCACCATGAGTATGGGGGTGGTGATGGCCTATAAAAGCGTGCCCTTGCCCACCGTCTTGGAGCACCTCTGGCAGGCAGAGAAAGAGCAGGCAAAGAAACTACCCGGTAAGGATGGCCTCTGTTTTCGGGTCATTTATGGCTCGGGGAATGTTTTGGAAGCCGTCCTCAAGGGACACCTACTGGAGCAATGGCAGTGCTTGGTACAGCAGGCGAATGAGGAGGTGAGTCCATTCTTGTACCGCTTGCTGAGTGAGTTGCCGCAGCACTGCTGGTTGGGCGGCGATCGCGCCCTAGAGGTGGCGATCGCAAGTCTTGCTAACCGCCGCGAGAAAGAATTCCCCGACAATTTTATCGAGGGATTTTGTCAGTGGTGCCACGAGTGGGAACAATGGGCGCTAGCACACCCCGGGCAGCGGGGCACCGATCTGCAAGACTTCCTCCGCCTGCTGCGTTTGACCGCCTTCTTGATTGATAAACGGTTTCCGTCTCAGGCCACCCCCTCTAGCCGTCCGGTGGTTAGCCTCGGTCGAGTGTAAATAAGGAGGATGAATAATGGCAATGGATGAGCAAATTTATCAATATATTCAACAGCTTTCCACAGCCCAGAAAGCAGAGTTACTTGATTTTGTTCAGTATCTACTAATAAAAGCAGAAAAAGACCAGAAAAAAGACTGACCTGCTTTATCTTTGGCATTAGCTATGGACGACATGGACAATGAACCTGACCTTTATAGTCTTGACGACATCAAGGTAGTTTTTTCATGAAAAAAGTAAGTCAAGTTGTGTTATTTCATTTGCCAAAAACTGATTTACAGCGAAGTAAGTGACGACCTGCCCTTTGGCTTGCAAGATTACCTTACAGATAGGACGATTGGTTAATTTGCATGATCTCTTCCCAACTAAGTCAATGTATTTCTGGATTTGATGAACTTGTTCAGGAGTATGATGAGGATTTTGCTCAAAGTGAACCTAAAGTCAATAGTGTGATTCGATTGGGTTGACAGCCAATGGAAGCAGTCTCTGAAATATATTTCCAACTGAATTCTCCAAAACCTGTAAAAAACTATTTAACCTCTAGCGATGAATACACTGAGTTGGTACCGCCTCGACCCTATTGATGTGTTGCTCTTTCGTGACGCTCGTCCTTTTCAGCCCGGCGAGGGAGCATGGGCAAAAAGTCTCTTTCCTCCCCTGCCAATTACCGTGTTTCAGGCGTTGCGATCGCTCTGTAACCCTTACAGAGAACGCCGCCATGACCTCGAGTTTTTAGGCCCCTTTTTCATTGATGGCCACGATCAGGTGTGGGTGGCCACCCCCAAGGATTTAATTTGCATTGGCGACAAAAGTGCGGCCAAGGCGGATATAAATGATGTGGCTGATACAACTAAGGTGAAGCGACTCAGCCGTACCCAGCCCGCCCCAGCAAATGACCCCGCTTGGAAGCACCTGCGCCATCCCTTAGGTCACTTGCGCCCCATTGTTGAACCCCCCTTAGAAAGTCATGAGCAGCTTCTCGGGCGACCGCAGCCCCTGATGCGCCTTGATGCCTTAGCCTTGTACCTCTCTGGGAGGCTCGATCAGCTAAAGGCGAAGGAGCACTTCCACGGGTTGCCTTGGTCGAGTCAAGTGCTGCCCCATATCTACATGGCAGAGGCAAGCCGCACGGTGCGTGAGGAGGGCGGCTACTTTACCGAGGTGGCCAACCGTCTGGCTCCCGGCTGGGGATTTGTTGCCGGAATCAGTGTGCCCAATCTTGCAGGCGTGGTGCGCATTGGCGGCGAAGGGCATCAGGCGCAGGTTCAGGCGCTGAAAACCAACCCGCTGGCAGTGCTGAAGCCATTTCATGGTCAAGGGGCAGGATCACTGGCCTACGTCTTAACCCCCGGCTTAGCCCAAGCGACTGAGGAGGCCCCCATCTATGGCCTGTATCCACAGGAGTGGCGCAATCAGTTGGTGGGGGTTGTGGGCGATCGCCCCCTATGGGCCGGTGGCCTGAGTACCGTGACCCGGCGCAGTGGCCAGACGCAACTGGGCTACTCCGTACAGCGTGCCTACGTTAGTGCGGGCACCCTCTATCACTTTAGAACCCCTCCCAACCCCCGCCCCCAGCAACTCTTGAGTGGGGTTGCCGCCAAAGCTCGCCCCACCTTTGCAAAACTGCACTACGGCCAACTGTTGTGGGGGAGTGCATAACCCCCAAAACTGCCATGGAGAAATTAATAAGCGGCTCTAACCCTGTTTGGAACATGAACCATGCTGAATCTGATCTATCTCTATCTGCTGTCGCCCCTGCACACGGGCGGTACAACCCAAGAAGGAAACCTATTGGGCATTGCGCGGGAATCCCATACAGAATTGCCCTACATTCCCTCTAGCACCCTGCGCGGTCGGTTGCGATCGCTCACTGAGCCTAGCCAACGCAATCGCCTCTGGGGCAACACCATCGAAGATGTTACGGGAGGCGGCGATACAAACCTCAGCCAAGGCCAAGTGTGGGTGGGGGATGGCTCGCTGCTGTGGGTACCCGTCCCCTCCCTCAGCCATGGGGTTATCTGGATTAGCTGCCCAATGCTCCTCCAGCGCTGGCGGCGGCTTACCGCGAGTCCTTCGACTCCTGTGGCTCCCTATAGCACTAACTTGGCCAAGAACCGACCGGTTTACCTGAAAGATGCCATTCTCAAAGGGAACGAACTTAAGGAATGGCCGAATTGGCAGGAATGGGTACCTGCCCGCAACTCAACCCAAATTGAGCGAGTCCTAGTGCTACCGGATCAGCACTGTGCCACCCTCATTCAAATGAGCCTGTGGCGGCAAGTCAAAATCAAGCTCAACCAACACAAAACCGTTGAAGGCGGATTCCGCTACGAAGAAGCCATTCCCCCCGATACCCTGATGTACGCTCCGTGGGGGACTGTAGCTCAACTGAATGGAGCCGCCCCGAAAGCCAAAAGTGACCTTCAAGATCTGTTGGATAGCCACAGCATCCTGCAAATTGGCGGTCAGGAAAGTCTTGGCCGGGGCTTTGTTCAAGTCGTTAGCTTAGGGAGTTAGCCATGGCCTTTGATCCCCGTACAGTGGCGCAGCCAGTTTACACCGCCCTAAGGAGGCTCCGCGACACCACAACCGAAAAAGAGCGGCTGAGTGAGCAAAAAAGTCAGGCGGTTGAACTCTACACCTACCTAGCAACGTGGGGCTTGATGCGCCTCAAAGCCGAAGAACAGGCCTTGAGTCAAGAGGGCAAGAAGCAAGTGGTCAAAGCTTTTTTCAATGCCCTTGAAGAAATCTCTGGCGTGGCAAACCTTGCCAACGATAGAGGACTAGATACCCTCAAGAATTTAGAGACCGATTCCTACCTAGGCTTAACAGCTTTAGGCCTGCAACTGGCCCGTGAATTTAGCTTCTGGACCACTGCCCTTTACGCTGGCATTAAGGAGGCCGACTAATCCCTATGGTATTCGACAGACCCCAGCGCCAACTACCCAATCATCAGGCAACGCAACGCCACCCGTCTGCAAAATCCCAGCATAAAAATCCCACTAATTCTGGGAGTCATAACAAAGGTGGCGACAACAACCCACCCCCCTCGCCATGGCTGGGGCATCCCTACGACCAGCAGCCCAATCCTCATCCCACCGCCAGTTTTGTTGAATATCTCCGCTGGATGCGATCGCCCGATAGCCCTTACGAAGATGGAACAAAAATCGAAATCCTTACCAAAGCGGAGACCGGGAACTACAGCCAGCGCCTGAAGGTACTGACGGAGCGTACCCGTCAATTGGCAGGCAACGAGAACTGCATTGAAGTTACCTGTTCTTGGCGCATCCGCGTGGGTGGCCACCGTGGCCCCGAAAGCATTCTGCTCCCCGCTTTTGATGCCCTTGGGATGCCCTATATTCCCTCGAGTACCTTGCGGGGGGTCGCCCGTGCCCAAGCGTTACGGGAACTCCAGTCAGAGGCAGAAGTGGCAAAATACTTTGGTTCTTTAGAGGCCGAACCGGGCGATCGCGCCGGCAAAATAATTTTCTTTGATGCCTATCCCCTACCCCAGCAGAAGAATGGTGGCCTTGCGGCGGATATGGCCAATAACCTATGGAAATGGGAAAATGGCAACCTCCAGTACTCTGCTAACCCCAATGCCTTTTTCTCGCTGCGGCAGGTCACATTTCTCATTGCCATTAAGCCCACAGCGCATTGCTCCGCCGAAACGCTGCATCAGGTGCGGCACTGGTTAATTCAAGGACTCACCCAAGGCATTGGTTCCCAAGTGAACGCAGGTTACGGAGCCTTGGTTGAACCGAAGAAACAGATCGAGCGTGGCTTTTTTAGGGTTAACTTTACCCTCCAAGGGCAACTCATCCATGGACACCAAAGATTTACCCAGTGGACATGGAATGATCAAAGACTACAATGGCAAATGCGGGGTCAGCCACAAGCAGAAGTGCGTTCAACAGCCTTTAAGTCAATGCTGCGTTATTGGTTCCGCGCCCTAGGCTGTGGAATATTGCCTACTGCTGAAGTTCAACGCCTTGAAGGGTTAATTTTTGGTGCAATTCAGCCGCAGCCCCAACAGGGGTACTTGCGGGTACGAGTTCTCAATGGCCAAGTAACACAACCCGAAGCCCGCCCCAATCATCAAGGTAGAAATGCTCCCTGTGGCGAACAACAAGGAACTTTAGTGCTTGACTATTCCTTAGAAGTACCTGATAGCCAAAAGGAAAACTTGGCACAGTTAGCTAAAACCCTGACTTGGTTGATGTTTCATCTTGGCGGTATTGGTCAAGGAGCGCGTCGCCCTTGCTATTCTCGTAGAAACCGTGAACGAGCACCTTGGTGGCGGGGGTCTTCGCTGATTCCAAAAGAGGAAAGCCCATTTTGGGAATTGCCAGACACTGCTCGTAAATTTCAAACATTATTTAAGAGGCAATTACATAACTTCTATCGAGCTTTCAGTCAGCTAACACAGCAGCCATTATTCCCCGCAGAGAAACTGAGAGGGGGTGCTCCTACTCGCGAAAGGTGGCAAGAGGCGGTAGATCGGCACTGTAAAATTATTGTGTGTAGCGGCGAAGAAGAGTTTGATAAACCCTTTGCACTGGCGGTACTCCATTCTCCAGAATTCAAAATTCGTAACCGCAGAGATCAGCTAGATTATGATGGTCGTCTTTGTGGTTCAGTACAACCTCAGGTTCAACCCTCACCGGTATGGATTGCTGATCTAGGGGAGTATCAAGTCGTTACCGTCTTTGGGGCAACGCAGCCACCGCGAAACCAATATCTTGACGAACTTAAACGCCGAGCAAGGGAGTATTATCAACTGTGGCCTCTATGAACCACTACTACGACATTCTTGGCTTGCCATCCGGTGCCTCCCACGCCGAGGTTCAGGATGCCTACCGCCGCCTGTGCCTAGAATGCCATCCCGATCAGTTACCCCCCAACACGCCCAAAAGGGCACGTCAAATTGTTGAAGAGCATTTCAAGCAAATCAATGAAGCCTATGCGGCCTTGATGGAGTACTCTAGCGTGTACAGCTCATCGGGGAACTCTTACAAACCACCAGATGCCTCCCTACAATCAATTTTTGATCCTGCCCGTATGGAGGCCATTCGCAGTGAACTGGAGGCAGAGCGCGAAGTCATTGAGCAACAGTATCAGCAAAAACTTGAGCACATTCATGATCAACAACAACAGAAGCTGATTCGCCATGGCCTCACAAGGGATGATCTTGAGAAACTAGACTTTACTACTAAAAGTCTTATTGCTGTATTCCTTATTATTCTGAGCTTACCGAGTCTAGCCGGACTTGCTTTGGGAGGCATTTTTATGTTCCCTAGTATTGGCTGGTTCATCCTCTGCGGCATCCTTTTGCTGTCAGTGCTGGGGGCGAAGACTGTTGACAGCATTACCTACGAGGTCATTTCCGAGATCAAAAAGGCAACAACGGTAGCCAAAACCCGTGCCGATGAGCAACGGCAGCAACGACTGCGGCAGCAAGAAGCCCCCATTCGGCAGCGGGTGGACTATTTCAAGTCTCTGCCATTAGCCACCCTCAGTAATTCATTTGCTCAAAGGTTAAGTGATAGGGATCGATTTTTCTTGTTGCTGGCAATTAAAGAACGCGAAGATGCTGAGCATATTCTCCGCAATTTGCCCATGAATGTCAAAATTGCAGCAGGGATTGTCTAGGCGCCTAAGACTGTCTATGCCTGACCCCAATCAAAATCCTGAACAACAGGCTCGCGCGCGATTGATACTATACTTGTCTTCGGCAGGCCGGATAGGCGGTGCAGAGCAAGCATCAGATGGTTCTTCTGGTTATATGGTTCTCTGCCCAAGTGGTTCATTTGTGTGTTCTCGAATACGCGATGGCGCGAGCGATAAGGCTTTCCGCAAAGTTCGCAAACGTTAACTCGCCACATGGTTCCGAGAACTCTCCGCTTCGGCCTGCATCGGCTGGCGACAGGATGAGGCACGCCGCGTCATACAGCTGCTCGCGAACCATCTTTGTCAAGAGAATCTCATACCGCTTGGCATACGAGGCATCTCGGAACTCCTCGAACACGGGGAAATGGGATTCCGCTACTGACACCAGTCGCGTAGAACTGGGCGCATTCTCCAAGAGCATCAAATAGCCCAGCCAAGGCTTAGGCGATCCTCGAAAGGCTCCTTCGCGGTAGGCGTCTCAATAGTCCATTGCGTTCCCGAGCGCCTCTTCCGTGCGATTGTTGTAGTTGTTGCCGAACGATGGACCGACCTGAGCTTTGAACTCGATGGTGGCAAAGAGACGGCTGTCAACTACCACCACGAGGTCCCATTTCTTCTCGGCGCGGTAGTACCCCGGTAACTCCACACGGGTACGGCGATGGACATCAGTGTCGCTGATGCCCGCTTCCACGATGAGTCTTCGGATCAAGTCAGCGAATCCGTCGAGGTGAGCACCACCGGTCACCGCACTTCTGGCACCACGGTCTCGATCTCCCGACTTTGTCCCTTGGGTCTTCGCCTGCCGCTCCCGCGTATGCCAGAAGTGACGGACAGCTTCCCTCACCGCTTCCGAAAGATCTTCACAGTTCGTCGGCATCTTCCCTCGCCCACCCCTTGTAAACCTGAATCTCCACAGCGGAAAAAAGACTGGTTGTCGCTTCTCGAATTCTCCGCTCGGCCATATCGAAGTAGTGCGGATCGACTTCGC harbors:
- a CDS encoding DUF2281 domain-containing protein, with the translated sequence MAMDEQIYQYIQQLSTAQKAELLDFVQYLLIKAEKDQKKD
- the cmr4 gene encoding type III-B CRISPR module RAMP protein Cmr4, which codes for MLNLIYLYLLSPLHTGGTTQEGNLLGIARESHTELPYIPSSTLRGRLRSLTEPSQRNRLWGNTIEDVTGGGDTNLSQGQVWVGDGSLLWVPVPSLSHGVIWISCPMLLQRWRRLTASPSTPVAPYSTNLAKNRPVYLKDAILKGNELKEWPNWQEWVPARNSTQIERVLVLPDQHCATLIQMSLWRQVKIKLNQHKTVEGGFRYEEAIPPDTLMYAPWGTVAQLNGAAPKAKSDLQDLLDSHSILQIGGQESLGRGFVQVVSLGS
- the cas2 gene encoding CRISPR-associated endonuclease Cas2, which encodes MLLYVIAYDIPNDKRRRKVAELLEGYGQRVQFSVFEARLTPKQLQQLRDRLRRRLKFSEDHVRIYPLSHHTESSILILGIGCSSLEPPTSQVV
- a CDS encoding J domain-containing protein, which codes for MNHYYDILGLPSGASHAEVQDAYRRLCLECHPDQLPPNTPKRARQIVEEHFKQINEAYAALMEYSSVYSSSGNSYKPPDASLQSIFDPARMEAIRSELEAEREVIEQQYQQKLEHIHDQQQQKLIRHGLTRDDLEKLDFTTKSLIAVFLIILSLPSLAGLALGGIFMFPSIGWFILCGILLLSVLGAKTVDSITYEVISEIKKATTVAKTRADEQRQQRLRQQEAPIRQRVDYFKSLPLATLSNSFAQRLSDRDRFFLLLAIKEREDAEHILRNLPMNVKIAAGIV
- the cas10 gene encoding type III-B CRISPR-associated protein Cas10/Cmr2; amino-acid sequence: MYYERKLFALLHDPYLKALYTNKASKGAWQQVTCLSSRSEELEAWWNQHRGVSADHIASASDRVSFTPQMRTSPRTTGGVTQVEICHPISGAKSTLDFAFAGSLSDNTLATVEQRAIWQQIRHEPDAQKVFWWFWRFYGEAIANDQASQSQAVSAKDVLLLPADTRIPDCPLEAHTAITAALAGTLFPQEAAAPNQPQHPWLLMFSFSPVQDFIKASRKLLDFWAGSYLLHYLSAQVCWFLAERYGPDVVITPNLYQQTIIDALLLQKYPDFAAYFEHLQMQNPVTAFQTKASASLVTAGFPNVITALIPAQDKDTIGHELQEHLRQTWLSIGTKVREAIKARVRSLYEEAESVAQIEAWIAQEFPPPLQAELQKEFHSWQHGGRWEWNALWQVQLEHFWESYWIALPLGDPEQSLACWRGAPTYPQWKRAQTVLANSEATLPTEVEEKVYATINVGTWWPLLQQRLGQALSALKNTRNWQFPASPGERSSISGAYSALHPNLLYREPFREGHGLPTSSMRLFWRVMAQAFPGLFNGTERLNAIEVTKRMAWQYGGVAASLGVTCPEDDYENLVRFPNASSIAAARFMVQQPEQVKQYWCELQQEFAGDEQLRPYRDRFGGKTRRPSHIPQVDETLGDYNGVMFSPKWLSEDVGIDNKQDLAALRSAVDWAQKRLKWGDRSPADWWCILLADGDSMGDYVRGHSLKSYREYVASNIVADIDRQAQTLPEGQAWQTFINSTPKRMGPATHVGLNRALLDFSNRLVPYLVEQRYCGRVVYSGGDDVMAVLPLEDALPLIQVLRQAWCGGSDPAGEFEPRGGYWQTVQGSNAADHLGMRRLFTMGQGATMSMGVVMAYKSVPLPTVLEHLWQAEKEQAKKLPGKDGLCFRVIYGSGNVLEAVLKGHLLEQWQCLVQQANEEVSPFLYRLLSELPQHCWLGGDRALEVAIASLANRREKEFPDNFIEGFCQWCHEWEQWALAHPGQRGTDLQDFLRLLRLTAFLIDKRFPSQATPSSRPVVSLGRV
- a CDS encoding RAMP superfamily CRISPR-associated protein, translated to MVFDRPQRQLPNHQATQRHPSAKSQHKNPTNSGSHNKGGDNNPPPSPWLGHPYDQQPNPHPTASFVEYLRWMRSPDSPYEDGTKIEILTKAETGNYSQRLKVLTERTRQLAGNENCIEVTCSWRIRVGGHRGPESILLPAFDALGMPYIPSSTLRGVARAQALRELQSEAEVAKYFGSLEAEPGDRAGKIIFFDAYPLPQQKNGGLAADMANNLWKWENGNLQYSANPNAFFSLRQVTFLIAIKPTAHCSAETLHQVRHWLIQGLTQGIGSQVNAGYGALVEPKKQIERGFFRVNFTLQGQLIHGHQRFTQWTWNDQRLQWQMRGQPQAEVRSTAFKSMLRYWFRALGCGILPTAEVQRLEGLIFGAIQPQPQQGYLRVRVLNGQVTQPEARPNHQGRNAPCGEQQGTLVLDYSLEVPDSQKENLAQLAKTLTWLMFHLGGIGQGARRPCYSRRNRERAPWWRGSSLIPKEESPFWELPDTARKFQTLFKRQLHNFYRAFSQLTQQPLFPAEKLRGGAPTRERWQEAVDRHCKIIVCSGEEEFDKPFALAVLHSPEFKIRNRRDQLDYDGRLCGSVQPQVQPSPVWIADLGEYQVVTVFGATQPPRNQYLDELKRRAREYYQLWPL